In one window of Cellulophaga sp. HaHa_2_95 DNA:
- a CDS encoding OmpA family protein — protein MGKILRTKKLTTLSELLIVVVLLGGILGAVYYFAPGLRVGEAKTLDELNVDKNEVNNVITSAKLPLPSTSTSSDVKNKPLVRIAAYAWNAQSGIIVANGGPKTTKGSLMERNGVNLEIIRQDWLSELRNMQMKFVEEFDRGEEYPDADKSAFAIIMMGDGAPFYISTMQQALDDKFGKDKYHVQVVGAVGISYGEDKLIGPPSWKVDPKSMKGALISTVLGDGDWVTALNYAFANGLKVNPDSNTYDPEAVNFYPSQDDDYIKSAEELIKSQKSGWTVPLKEVKNGKLTGKTINKKIDGCATWTPGDKMVFDALSGFTDVASTKEFNNQMATTVIAVKEWSTQHPQIVSNILKSALTASNQMKQYDEWQVRASEAVADTYDLENAKYWYDMFKGQKGSKNGIDYNMGGSRVFNYSDVMQYYGITDGTNRYKAVYNQVSTYLKELNPFGFNESVKRIVPYEEAVNLYFIKNINDIESGTAYKADYTKEASEVMASGEWNISFDTGSANISASSQSTLETIYNLLIQAEDTKLSLEGHTDDTGSSEANYDLSQRRAQAVVNFLRSKGIPQSRFQNVIGKGEDEPVESNTTNSGRAKNRRVVIVLLK, from the coding sequence ATGGGTAAGATTTTACGAACAAAAAAACTCACCACCTTATCAGAATTATTAATCGTAGTCGTCCTACTAGGGGGTATACTAGGTGCTGTCTATTATTTTGCACCAGGATTGCGAGTTGGTGAAGCTAAAACACTAGATGAGCTAAATGTAGATAAGAATGAAGTAAACAATGTAATTACTTCTGCAAAACTACCATTACCATCTACTAGCACCTCTAGTGATGTTAAGAACAAACCACTAGTGCGTATTGCCGCTTATGCATGGAATGCACAATCTGGTATTATTGTAGCTAACGGAGGACCTAAAACTACCAAAGGTTCTTTAATGGAACGTAATGGGGTTAATCTTGAAATTATTCGTCAGGATTGGTTGTCAGAATTACGTAACATGCAGATGAAATTCGTTGAAGAATTTGATCGAGGTGAAGAGTATCCTGATGCCGATAAAAGTGCTTTTGCTATTATCATGATGGGAGATGGTGCTCCATTTTACATCAGTACTATGCAACAAGCATTAGATGATAAATTTGGAAAAGACAAATACCACGTACAAGTAGTTGGTGCAGTAGGTATCAGTTATGGTGAAGATAAATTAATTGGTCCACCAAGTTGGAAAGTAGATCCTAAAAGCATGAAAGGTGCTTTAATTTCAACTGTTCTAGGTGATGGTGACTGGGTTACAGCACTTAATTATGCTTTTGCAAACGGACTTAAAGTAAATCCAGATTCTAATACGTATGATCCTGAAGCGGTAAACTTCTACCCTTCTCAAGATGATGATTATATAAAATCTGCTGAAGAACTTATTAAATCTCAAAAATCTGGATGGACAGTTCCTTTAAAAGAGGTTAAAAACGGAAAACTTACCGGAAAAACAATCAATAAAAAGATTGATGGTTGCGCTACGTGGACCCCTGGTGATAAAATGGTTTTTGATGCTTTAAGCGGATTTACCGATGTTGCTTCTACCAAAGAATTTAATAATCAAATGGCTACTACAGTTATTGCGGTTAAAGAATGGTCTACACAACATCCACAAATTGTAAGTAACATATTGAAGTCGGCCTTAACAGCTTCAAACCAAATGAAACAATATGATGAGTGGCAGGTAAGAGCTTCTGAAGCTGTTGCAGATACTTATGATCTTGAAAATGCTAAATACTGGTATGATATGTTTAAAGGTCAGAAAGGAAGTAAAAACGGAATTGACTACAACATGGGTGGATCAAGAGTTTTTAACTATTCTGATGTAATGCAATATTACGGGATTACAGATGGTACCAACCGTTACAAGGCAGTATACAACCAAGTATCTACCTACTTAAAGGAATTAAATCCTTTTGGTTTCAATGAATCTGTAAAACGTATTGTTCCTTACGAAGAAGCGGTAAACTTGTACTTCATTAAAAACATTAATGATATTGAGTCTGGTACAGCGTACAAAGCAGATTATACGAAAGAAGCTAGTGAAGTAATGGCCTCTGGAGAATGGAATATTAGTTTTGATACGGGTAGCGCAAATATTTCTGCGTCTTCTCAAAGCACTTTAGAGACCATTTACAACCTTTTAATCCAAGCAGAAGACACCAAGCTTAGCTTAGAGGGCCATACAGATGATACAGGTTCTAGTGAAGCTAACTATGACTTATCACAACGAAGAGCACAAGCTGTAGTAAACTTCTTAAGAAGTAAAGGCATTCCTCAGTCCCGTTTTCAAAACGTAATTGGAAAAGGAGAAGATGAGCCTGTTGAAAGTAATACAACAAATTCTGGAAGAGCTAAAAACCGTAGGGTAGTTATTGTTCTTTTAAAATAA
- a CDS encoding N-acetylmuramoyl-L-alanine amidase-like domain-containing protein: MRILLLITLLFANFSFAQQITCSPKSKEAAHTKIKEVKALEKLEMGNTIVAIGKTFLGTPYVAKTLEIGITESLVVNLEGLDCTTFVENVLAFSLLKRSERTSFDAFTKALETIRYKNGTLNGYSSRLHYFTEWIANNQFKGLVTDITAKIGGTPVQKDINFMSTHRELYPFLKDDNANLAQIQASEQYLNNQEFCILEKNTIAANEHLIQSGDIIALTTSIKGLDITHTGIATREKDGRIHLLHASTSGAVKVSEKPLVDYLKGIKSNTGIMVVRVN; this comes from the coding sequence ATGAGGATACTACTTCTTATTACGCTATTATTTGCAAACTTCAGTTTTGCACAACAAATTACGTGCTCTCCTAAAAGCAAAGAAGCGGCTCATACGAAGATTAAAGAAGTGAAGGCGCTTGAAAAATTAGAAATGGGCAATACAATAGTAGCTATTGGAAAAACATTTTTAGGAACTCCGTATGTTGCCAAAACATTAGAAATTGGAATCACAGAATCCTTAGTGGTGAATTTAGAAGGTTTAGATTGTACCACCTTTGTTGAAAATGTTTTAGCCTTCTCGCTCTTAAAGAGAAGCGAGAGAACAAGTTTTGACGCATTTACCAAAGCTCTTGAAACCATTCGGTATAAAAATGGAACACTAAATGGTTACTCATCACGTTTACATTACTTTACAGAATGGATAGCAAACAATCAGTTTAAGGGATTGGTAACAGATATAACTGCTAAAATTGGTGGAACTCCTGTGCAAAAGGACATAAATTTCATGAGCACACATCGAGAACTGTACCCTTTTTTAAAAGATGATAATGCCAACCTAGCGCAGATACAAGCTTCAGAACAGTATTTAAATAATCAGGAGTTTTGCATTTTAGAAAAGAACACTATTGCAGCCAATGAACACCTCATACAATCTGGAGATATCATAGCCCTGACTACTTCTATAAAAGGTTTAGATATTACTCACACCGGAATAGCTACTAGAGAAAAAGATGGTCGTATTCACTTATTACACGCTTCTACTTCAGGAGCGGTTAAAGTATCTGAAAAGCCTTTAGTAGATTATTTAAAAGGGATTAAGAGCAATACTGGGATTATGGTTGTTCGGGTCAATTAA
- a CDS encoding energy-coupling factor ABC transporter ATP-binding protein, whose amino-acid sequence MNYSSENTLLYVENLSVAYGDKTIIKDINLVEKDVIRTGEVTGQVIAVVGRSGTGKSTFFKALTGLVKPTSGKVLIADTTTENAQNDAKEVHEGDIGFVDQKYTLFRNKTVYEALLFALRNKEMPKEAKHEQIVTYLKDWGLEKAKDQYPCELSGGQRQRTAIIEQIFSSGHYMVLDEPFSGLDVGNIEDVKNAFKLITKSHEYNTIIYSTHDIELAVELADSIYVIGYPEVEGKKMTYGSIVKHFDMKEIGLAWKEFGLGHLDIVKQIKTIMLQS is encoded by the coding sequence ATGAATTACAGCAGTGAAAATACATTACTCTATGTTGAAAACCTAAGCGTTGCTTATGGTGATAAAACAATCATAAAGGATATTAACCTTGTTGAAAAAGATGTTATTAGAACAGGTGAAGTCACAGGGCAAGTTATTGCCGTTGTAGGCCGCTCTGGAACAGGAAAATCTACCTTCTTCAAAGCTTTAACAGGTTTAGTAAAGCCTACTTCCGGAAAAGTATTAATTGCAGATACGACCACCGAGAATGCCCAAAATGATGCTAAAGAGGTGCATGAAGGAGATATTGGTTTTGTAGATCAAAAATATACCTTGTTTAGAAACAAAACAGTCTATGAAGCCTTACTTTTTGCTTTGCGTAATAAGGAGATGCCTAAAGAAGCTAAACATGAGCAAATTGTTACCTATTTAAAAGACTGGGGACTTGAAAAAGCAAAGGACCAATACCCTTGTGAGCTTTCTGGTGGGCAACGCCAAAGAACCGCTATTATAGAACAGATATTTTCATCGGGGCACTACATGGTCTTAGACGAACCTTTTTCTGGTTTAGACGTTGGTAATATTGAAGATGTGAAAAATGCCTTTAAATTGATTACTAAGAGTCATGAATACAACACAATCATCTACTCTACCCATGACATTGAACTAGCGGTAGAATTAGCAGACAGTATTTACGTGATAGGATACCCAGAAGTAGAAGGTAAAAAAATGACGTACGGAAGTATCGTAAAGCATTTTGACATGAAAGAAATTGGATTAGCTTGGAAAGAATTTGGACTAGGACATCTAGACATTGTTAAGCAAATAAAAACTATTATGCTTCAATCTTAG
- a CDS encoding TraB/GumN family protein yields MRLLFSLLFLICYITSNAQEKNSLLWEISGNGLKQSSYLYGTMHVSKKIAFRLDDVFYEALNSSAVIALESDPNTWLENEDSMGFGFGESFMAKGFYTNAFKIDNPQKAEISSYLGFEDQMINNILYRSDGTSQNFEEDTYLDMFIYQAGKKFNKPVIALEDLEESTALVGRASFNSLKEKPAEWLQKKMQQQEPLQLLQDAYRERNINLLDSIDKGMYTPYYLENMLYTRNSNMATKLDSLITHSKVFAGIGAAHLPGEHGVLALLRKKGYTVKALTSKTSSKGTTLKEEFEDKIKENNYIYQSVDDSLFSVSLPNKLYPIAEFSNTFYVSPDLANGSFFTVNRIPTYSYLKKDDLYSIEDIDQLLFENIPGKIVSKSRISKNGFEGIDVKNLLKNGEHQRYQIFITPLEIIIFKMGGQGTFVQQYSDTIFNSLQFKTITNTFKKVSSVYDDFEVAMPSNYTFTNTKRTGNRFIQGVDLKNNTYRFLKKATLHDYNYIEEDSFELKQIQHRFYQNLELEGTYKNFTENSLKSFAATDTLSGEKLHLMTKIKGDEYYLLGILTTKDEDASNYFDSFKIKPTIYKETFSKVKDTALFFTTITSIKPPLFVVNSNGYNKKEIKPYNAYTKRSVYQNKNNEAITVQLNKSHDFLMFSSIDSVWSLRKKLYAHKKFNTSHEKITHGENGYSEFEITLTDTASTRGILIKNVLKGGALYEMQAVVDTVSKPSKFIREFFDNFKPLDTILGKDILADKTNQFFKALRSNDSIVINGYPFIQFEKKHIDSLKNIITEFDFKESQKNIQSYLIEQLAAIDESETIDFYTKFYQKSYNNSSSQTKVLQAITKKSTTESAEQLLELMAVDLPLVSSSYEIYQIFKPYMDSLPLAKKLYPEILDYSAIEEYKSSIFSLLAKLKAEGLIKPSSYKKYRKQMLNDAKIQLKRELGKSSKRNTNQYYDNLYVSSKSSVLEDYVQLLHPFSKEKDVQLFFEKLDLLEDADIQTTKAALLTHTPNALDNEALNALAENMESRNLLFTKLKAVGKLSLFPSPYKTQKHLAEAQLFDRKNIDKEKDSVLFIAEKEISYRDKAYVGYLFKHSDGSDYDKNFKMYIAVYELSDQLKAKPFYKNSGYRIEDTDTDQEITAVVIEEFLLRERPRAEVYRPNQGNNFGYYDY; encoded by the coding sequence ATGCGTTTACTCTTTAGTCTACTATTTCTTATCTGCTACATTACAAGTAATGCGCAAGAGAAAAATAGCCTTCTTTGGGAAATATCAGGAAATGGCTTAAAACAAAGCTCATATCTCTATGGCACCATGCACGTAAGTAAAAAAATAGCTTTTCGCTTAGATGACGTTTTTTACGAGGCTTTGAATAGTAGTGCAGTAATTGCCTTAGAATCAGACCCAAATACATGGTTAGAAAATGAAGACAGCATGGGTTTTGGCTTTGGAGAAAGCTTTATGGCAAAAGGGTTTTATACCAATGCGTTTAAAATTGACAATCCTCAAAAAGCAGAAATCTCAAGTTACCTAGGCTTTGAAGATCAGATGATTAATAACATTTTGTACCGATCTGATGGGACATCTCAAAATTTTGAAGAGGACACGTATTTAGATATGTTCATTTATCAGGCAGGGAAAAAATTTAATAAACCTGTGATTGCTTTAGAAGATCTTGAAGAATCTACAGCCCTTGTGGGCCGTGCGAGCTTTAACAGCTTAAAAGAAAAACCTGCAGAATGGCTTCAAAAGAAAATGCAACAACAAGAACCGCTGCAACTATTGCAGGATGCGTATAGAGAACGAAACATTAATTTACTAGATTCTATTGATAAAGGCATGTACACTCCGTATTATTTGGAAAATATGCTGTACACAAGGAATAGTAACATGGCTACCAAATTAGATTCTCTCATTACCCATTCTAAAGTATTTGCAGGCATTGGTGCAGCTCATTTACCCGGAGAACATGGTGTTCTCGCTTTGTTGCGTAAAAAAGGATACACGGTAAAAGCACTTACTTCTAAAACGAGCTCTAAGGGGACTACATTAAAAGAAGAATTTGAAGATAAAATCAAAGAAAATAACTATATATACCAATCGGTAGATGATTCTTTATTTTCAGTATCGCTGCCTAATAAGCTATACCCAATAGCGGAGTTCTCAAATACGTTCTATGTCTCGCCAGATTTAGCCAACGGAAGTTTCTTTACGGTAAATAGAATTCCTACGTATTCTTATTTAAAAAAAGATGACCTCTACAGTATAGAAGATATTGACCAGCTCTTATTTGAAAATATACCCGGGAAAATTGTATCGAAAAGCAGAATTTCTAAAAATGGCTTCGAAGGGATTGATGTAAAAAATCTTTTAAAAAATGGCGAACACCAGCGGTACCAGATTTTTATAACTCCGTTAGAGATCATCATCTTTAAAATGGGGGGTCAAGGTACTTTTGTACAGCAGTATTCTGATACAATATTCAATAGCTTACAGTTTAAAACAATCACCAATACATTTAAGAAGGTTTCTTCTGTTTATGATGATTTTGAAGTAGCGATGCCTTCTAATTACACGTTTACCAATACCAAAAGAACTGGCAATAGATTTATACAAGGTGTAGATCTTAAAAATAATACCTATCGGTTTCTAAAAAAAGCTACGCTTCATGACTACAATTATATTGAAGAGGACAGCTTTGAATTAAAGCAAATTCAACATCGTTTCTATCAGAATTTAGAACTAGAAGGAACTTACAAAAACTTTACTGAAAACAGTTTAAAATCTTTTGCCGCAACCGATACTTTAAGTGGAGAAAAGCTCCATTTAATGACAAAAATTAAGGGTGATGAATATTATTTATTGGGAATCTTAACTACAAAAGATGAAGACGCTAGTAATTACTTTGACTCTTTTAAAATTAAACCTACCATATATAAAGAAACCTTTTCTAAAGTAAAAGATACAGCACTGTTTTTTACTACCATTACTTCTATAAAGCCCCCTCTATTTGTAGTGAACAGCAATGGCTACAATAAAAAGGAGATTAAACCCTACAATGCATATACTAAACGAAGTGTATATCAGAATAAAAATAATGAAGCCATTACTGTTCAGTTAAATAAATCGCATGATTTCTTAATGTTCAGCAGTATTGACTCCGTTTGGTCTTTACGAAAAAAACTATACGCCCATAAAAAATTTAATACCAGTCATGAAAAAATCACCCATGGTGAAAATGGATATAGTGAATTTGAGATAACTTTAACCGATACTGCCAGCACACGCGGTATCTTAATCAAGAATGTTCTTAAAGGGGGAGCTTTATATGAAATGCAAGCTGTGGTAGACACTGTTAGTAAACCCAGCAAGTTCATTCGCGAGTTTTTTGACAATTTCAAACCCCTAGATACCATTCTAGGGAAAGATATTTTAGCCGATAAAACCAATCAGTTTTTTAAAGCCCTGAGAAGTAATGATAGCATTGTAATCAATGGCTATCCTTTTATTCAATTTGAGAAAAAGCATATTGATTCACTGAAGAATATCATAACCGAATTTGATTTCAAAGAAAGTCAGAAAAACATCCAGAGTTACTTAATAGAACAACTTGCAGCCATTGATGAATCTGAAACTATTGATTTTTATACTAAATTTTATCAAAAATCGTACAACAACTCTTCTTCTCAGACTAAAGTGCTACAGGCCATAACCAAAAAAAGCACTACAGAATCTGCCGAGCAGCTCTTAGAACTCATGGCTGTAGACCTCCCATTAGTTTCTAGTTCTTATGAAATTTATCAAATATTTAAACCCTATATGGATAGCTTGCCACTAGCCAAAAAGCTGTATCCTGAAATTTTGGACTATAGTGCTATTGAAGAATACAAATCATCTATATTTTCTCTTCTAGCCAAATTAAAGGCAGAGGGCTTAATAAAGCCTAGCAGCTATAAAAAATACCGTAAGCAAATGTTGAATGATGCCAAAATTCAACTTAAAAGGGAACTAGGGAAAAGTAGCAAAAGAAATACCAATCAGTATTATGATAATTTATACGTCAGTTCTAAAAGCTCTGTCTTAGAAGACTATGTACAGCTACTACATCCTTTTTCCAAAGAAAAAGATGTGCAGTTGTTTTTTGAAAAGTTAGACTTATTGGAAGATGCAGACATACAAACCACTAAAGCCGCACTTTTAACCCATACCCCCAACGCTTTAGATAACGAAGCACTCAATGCGCTGGCAGAAAATATGGAGAGTAGAAACTTATTATTCACCAAATTAAAGGCAGTAGGAAAACTATCTTTATTTCCTTCTCCTTACAAAACTCAAAAACACTTAGCCGAAGCACAATTATTTGATAGAAAGAATATAGACAAAGAGAAAGACTCTGTCTTATTTATTGCTGAAAAAGAAATATCCTACCGAGACAAAGCCTATGTTGGATATCTATTTAAACATAGTGATGGTAGTGATTACGATAAGAATTTTAAAATGTATATAGCTGTATATGAACTTAGCGATCAATTAAAAGCGAAGCCATTTTATAAAAATAGCGGCTACCGTATTGAGGATACGGACACCGACCAAGAAATTACAGCTGTTGTGATTGAAGAGTTTCTTTTAAGAGAGCGCCCGAGAGCAGAAGTGTACAGACCCAACCAAGGAAATAACTTTGGTTATTATGATTATTAA
- a CDS encoding ABC transporter permease — protein sequence MKNIFTPFENVSKNTRLMIILVWVLALFGVWFASSMGDRHLFPSPQQVLQGFIELYNEGLVVHIGSSLLLCFSAIIIAILISLTFSYLSTVPVIQPVAKALSKLRYLPLTGITFYLAILISDARTMQIWVLVVFMSTYLTTSLLSMVNSIPQEEFDHARSLGCNRWEVLWEVVVKGRIDYVIDVIRQNLAIVWMMLVTVESILVAAGGLGFLIKNSDKFMNHGRIIALQIVILAVGLSIDFVLNYLRKSFFRYSKI from the coding sequence ATGAAAAATATATTCACACCCTTTGAAAATGTAAGCAAGAACACCCGGCTTATGATTATTCTTGTTTGGGTTTTAGCACTTTTTGGAGTTTGGTTTGCCTCAAGCATGGGCGATAGGCATTTATTCCCTTCTCCTCAACAAGTTTTACAGGGTTTTATAGAACTTTATAATGAAGGTCTGGTGGTACATATCGGAAGTTCACTTCTATTGTGTTTTTCGGCTATTATTATCGCCATCCTTATCTCACTAACATTTAGCTACCTGTCTACCGTTCCGGTAATTCAACCCGTAGCAAAGGCCCTGAGTAAATTAAGATATTTACCGCTTACTGGTATCACATTTTATCTAGCGATACTAATTAGTGACGCTAGAACCATGCAAATATGGGTTTTAGTCGTGTTTATGAGTACCTACCTAACCACCTCACTTTTGAGTATGGTAAATAGCATTCCCCAAGAAGAGTTTGACCATGCTAGATCTTTAGGGTGTAACCGCTGGGAAGTATTATGGGAAGTTGTGGTTAAAGGAAGAATAGATTATGTAATTGATGTTATCCGTCAAAACCTAGCTATTGTTTGGATGATGTTAGTTACGGTAGAATCTATATTGGTTGCCGCAGGAGGATTAGGTTTCCTCATTAAAAACTCTGATAAATTCATGAATCATGGAAGAATTATAGCCCTACAAATTGTGATTCTAGCCGTAGGTCTTTCTATTGATTTTGTATTAAACTATTTAAGAAAAAGCTTTTTCAGATATTCAAAAATATAA
- a CDS encoding AAA family ATPase: protein MNQDHDTITPEFIDVLRKEGNKAWSICLSLNADHKFKSALKGITDESFSGTQYKAEHLVLRDIVTLYNTFTLTYNAKSRIPNKIKFTLIFLYEKLQGKDLAQSFDIQKLAKLPLAKHFDDNVQLIQDTSFFQPKEALKTEYIATLILDQIKSNEFDAIASFLNRIALLMAQADGVVAEKEEQLLKTISKKITNPKRSLDHSNYIEVPEDDTIEKVLEELNELVGLEEIKKNVNDLINFLKVQKIREEKGLKANKTSLHFVFMGPPGTGKTTVARMLGRIFKHLGYLKRGHLVETDRSGMVAGYVGQTALKADEIISAASDGVLFIDEAYSLISGGLNDFGSEAIEVLLKRMEDLRDSLVVVVAGYPDEMEIFIQSNPGLQSRFNRYLNFDHYKPDALLAIFKLITKKSDFTLTPDAEDKLSEIIISVYNKRHKSFGNARTMRNLFEKIIQRQANRIVNITPITEEILITITEEDIPEIAVAVKEISVFDTENS from the coding sequence ATGAACCAAGACCACGATACTATTACGCCTGAATTTATAGATGTATTGAGAAAAGAAGGAAACAAAGCCTGGAGTATTTGTCTTTCATTAAATGCTGATCATAAATTTAAAAGCGCCTTAAAAGGAATTACTGATGAAAGTTTTTCTGGAACACAATACAAAGCAGAACATTTGGTTCTGAGAGATATTGTTACCTTATACAATACTTTCACCTTAACATATAATGCAAAATCAAGAATACCAAATAAGATAAAATTTACCCTTATTTTTCTTTATGAAAAACTTCAAGGAAAAGATCTTGCTCAGTCTTTTGATATTCAAAAATTAGCAAAGCTACCCTTAGCGAAACATTTTGATGATAATGTGCAACTTATCCAGGACACCTCTTTTTTTCAACCTAAAGAAGCACTTAAAACAGAATACATTGCTACTTTAATTTTAGATCAAATAAAAAGTAATGAGTTTGATGCCATAGCGTCCTTTTTAAATAGGATTGCGTTACTAATGGCACAAGCTGATGGCGTGGTCGCCGAAAAAGAAGAGCAGTTATTAAAGACTATTTCTAAAAAAATTACAAATCCAAAAAGAAGCTTAGACCATTCTAACTACATAGAAGTTCCTGAAGATGATACGATAGAAAAAGTCTTAGAAGAGTTAAACGAACTTGTTGGTTTAGAAGAGATCAAGAAAAATGTAAATGATCTTATCAATTTCTTAAAAGTTCAAAAAATAAGAGAAGAGAAGGGTTTAAAAGCCAATAAAACGTCACTTCACTTTGTTTTTATGGGACCTCCTGGAACAGGTAAAACTACGGTAGCAAGAATGCTAGGAAGAATTTTCAAACATTTAGGATACTTAAAAAGGGGGCATCTAGTAGAAACAGATAGATCTGGTATGGTTGCAGGCTATGTTGGTCAGACGGCATTAAAGGCCGATGAAATTATTAGCGCTGCTTCAGACGGAGTTCTTTTTATTGACGAAGCATACTCTTTGATCTCTGGGGGATTAAATGACTTTGGATCAGAAGCCATTGAAGTTCTTTTAAAACGTATGGAAGACTTAAGAGACAGCCTCGTTGTTGTGGTTGCTGGGTATCCTGATGAAATGGAGATTTTTATCCAATCAAATCCCGGACTACAATCTCGCTTTAATCGCTATTTAAATTTTGATCATTACAAACCAGATGCTTTATTAGCCATTTTTAAGTTAATTACTAAGAAATCTGACTTTACACTTACTCCTGATGCTGAAGACAAACTTTCTGAAATTATCATAAGCGTTTATAATAAAAGACATAAAAGTTTTGGTAATGCTAGAACCATGCGTAATCTATTCGAAAAAATAATTCAAAGGCAAGCCAATAGAATTGTCAATATTACTCCAATAACTGAAGAAATCTTAATTACGATTACTGAAGAAGATATTCCTGAAATAGCTGTCGCCGTAAAAGAGATTAGCGTTTTTGATACTGAAAATTCCTAA
- a CDS encoding mechanosensitive ion channel family protein — translation MLKNLLEKPNALVYIVVAIISLFALQYITIKILRHFGKNPKYLLDRQSISRITKPIFLLFIGILIRIKVIHQNLGISEITFVLQKLSTLLIIFSITWLLIASIRIIKKKVIENYDVSASNNLRARKIYTQFNILERIVIFLLIIFAVGIALMSFDSIREIGVSIFASAGVAGIILGFSAQKMLASILAGIQIAIAQPIKIDDVVIVEGEWGRIEEITLTYVVVNIWDKRRLIVPTTYFIEKPFQNWTKTSSDILGTVFLYTDYNVPFDEMRAELTKILHSTELWDGEVNVLQVTDSKEHSVEIRALMSAKDSPTAWDLRVLVREKLISFLQKNYPDSLPHTRVILKNLNDSKIQME, via the coding sequence ATGCTTAAAAACTTATTAGAAAAGCCAAACGCCTTAGTCTATATAGTTGTTGCCATTATAAGTCTATTTGCTTTACAATATATTACCATTAAAATATTACGCCATTTTGGCAAGAACCCTAAATACCTGCTAGACCGACAGAGTATTTCGAGAATTACGAAACCCATATTTCTTCTTTTTATAGGTATTTTAATTCGAATTAAGGTTATTCATCAAAACCTTGGCATAAGTGAGATAACTTTTGTGCTTCAAAAACTGAGCACTCTTCTTATTATTTTTTCCATTACGTGGCTGCTCATTGCCAGTATTAGAATTATCAAGAAAAAAGTAATTGAGAACTATGATGTTAGCGCATCAAACAACCTAAGAGCACGAAAAATATATACCCAGTTTAATATTTTAGAGCGAATTGTGATTTTCTTATTAATCATCTTTGCAGTTGGCATTGCCCTAATGAGCTTTGATAGCATTCGCGAAATTGGAGTAAGTATTTTTGCTTCAGCAGGAGTTGCAGGAATTATTCTTGGTTTTTCTGCTCAAAAGATGCTCGCTAGCATATTAGCAGGAATTCAAATTGCCATAGCACAACCCATAAAAATTGATGATGTTGTTATAGTAGAAGGCGAGTGGGGCCGCATTGAAGAAATTACACTTACCTATGTGGTTGTCAACATTTGGGACAAAAGACGATTAATTGTCCCGACTACTTATTTCATTGAAAAACCTTTTCAAAATTGGACCAAAACATCCTCAGATATTTTAGGAACCGTATTTTTATACACCGATTATAACGTGCCTTTTGATGAAATGAGGGCAGAGCTAACTAAAATACTGCATAGTACGGAGTTGTGGGATGGTGAAGTGAATGTATTGCAAGTAACAGACTCTAAAGAACACTCGGTAGAAATTAGGGCTTTGATGAGCGCGAAAGACTCTCCTACTGCTTGGGATTTACGTGTATTGGTCAGAGAGAAACTTATTTCATTTTTACAAAAAAACTATCCAGATAGCTTACCTCATACCCGTGTCATTTTGAAAAATTTAAACGACTCAAAAATACAAATGGAATAG